In Acidobacteriota bacterium, one genomic interval encodes:
- a CDS encoding methylmalonyl-CoA mutase family protein, with translation MTTPEQDPRIRPAEDASPLRFVTAASLFDGHDAAIHIMRRMIQDRGAEVVHLGHNRGVDEIVRAAVQEDADAIAISSYQGGHIEFFRYMIDRLAEEGREDVLVFGGGGGTITPEEIAELEAYGVERIYHPDDGLKMGLPAMIDDVVERTHAKRRPAPEPRFSVRVASEPGGDIELSRLLSAIERGAVGESDLRRLRKEWQLAGAGVPVVGLTGTGGAGKSSVADELLNRFLECMPETSSGMRIALLAVDPTRRRTGGALLGDRIRMNSLRSERAFMRSMATRRQHLATSEVLGDAIALLKASGFSMILVETAGIGQSDSEIVDLVDLSIYVMTSDYGAASQLEKIDMLDFADVIVLNKFDRRGGQDALRDVRKQWRRNRLAFEVADEDVPVYPTIASQFQDPGINWMFWNVCRLLRAGLDLDGTAWTPELDLDERAPQAAVLIPDNRNRYLAEIAEAGRAAEADSERRAAAASKAHGCYRALAELDDPDLPKPLAAYAATALDAAPDQTLARLRRSYQEALADVGAEAAELLKNWPDRVDAARADQYSYPVRGREVTGENYVTTLSHLRMPKLALPEYSDWGDLLRFLMKHNLPGAYPYTAGVYPYRRRGEEPTRMFAGEGIAERTNRRFHFVSRGQPANRLSTAFDSVTLYGSDPGLRPDIWGKVGNSGVSIATVDDMKRLYSGFDLCDPATSVSMTINGPAPTILAFFMNAAVDQQVERHLRETGGLEQALAEIDRRHGGDGPVYRGELPEENDGLGLELLGISGDQVVERDVYERIRTDALSRVRGTVQADILKEDQAQNTCIFSTEFSLRMMGDVQQFFIDHNVRNYYSASVSGYHIAEAGANPITQLAFTLANGFTIVEYYLARGMSIDDFAPNLSFFFSNGMDPEYAVIGRVARRIWARAMRERYGASARSQMLKYHIQTSGRSLHAQEIQFNDIRTTLQALYGILDRCNSLHTNAFDEAITTPTEQSVRRALAIQLIINREFGLNRSENPWQGSFALDQLTDAVEEAVYLEFERLAERGGVLAAMDTMYQRSKIQDESMEYEAKKHDGSLPVVGVNTFLAEGQDFAETVEAELIRSTDDEKQQQIDSLAAFHRRHGDHSGACLERLQDVARRRGNVFEELMETVKHCSLGQISDALYRVGGEYRRSM, from the coding sequence ATGACCACTCCTGAACAGGATCCGCGGATCCGGCCCGCCGAGGACGCCAGCCCGCTCCGCTTCGTGACCGCCGCGTCGCTGTTCGACGGACACGACGCGGCAATCCACATCATGCGGCGGATGATCCAGGACCGCGGGGCCGAGGTGGTCCACCTGGGCCACAACCGCGGCGTCGACGAGATCGTCCGCGCGGCCGTGCAGGAGGACGCCGACGCGATCGCGATCAGCTCCTACCAGGGCGGCCACATCGAGTTCTTCCGCTACATGATCGACCGGCTGGCGGAGGAGGGCAGGGAAGACGTCCTCGTCTTCGGCGGCGGCGGCGGCACGATCACGCCGGAGGAGATCGCGGAACTCGAGGCCTACGGAGTCGAGCGAATCTACCATCCCGACGACGGTCTGAAGATGGGCCTGCCGGCGATGATCGACGACGTCGTCGAGCGGACGCATGCGAAGCGGCGGCCGGCGCCCGAACCGCGCTTCAGCGTGCGCGTTGCCTCGGAACCGGGCGGGGACATCGAGTTGTCGCGCCTGCTCTCCGCCATCGAGCGCGGGGCGGTTGGCGAGTCGGACCTGCGCCGCTTGCGCAAGGAGTGGCAGTTGGCCGGCGCCGGCGTGCCGGTCGTGGGCCTCACCGGGACCGGCGGCGCGGGCAAGAGCAGCGTCGCCGACGAGCTGCTGAACCGCTTCCTCGAGTGCATGCCCGAAACGTCTTCCGGAATGCGGATCGCCCTCCTGGCGGTCGATCCGACGCGCCGGCGGACGGGCGGCGCCCTGCTCGGCGACCGCATCCGGATGAACAGCCTGCGCAGCGAGCGGGCCTTCATGCGCTCGATGGCGACGCGGCGGCAGCACCTGGCGACCAGCGAGGTGCTCGGCGACGCGATTGCGCTGCTCAAGGCGTCCGGATTCTCGATGATCCTCGTGGAGACGGCCGGCATCGGCCAGAGCGACAGCGAAATCGTCGACTTGGTCGACCTCTCGATCTACGTGATGACTTCGGACTACGGCGCGGCGAGCCAGCTCGAGAAGATCGACATGCTCGACTTCGCCGACGTCATCGTGCTGAACAAGTTCGACCGGCGCGGCGGCCAGGACGCGCTGCGCGACGTGCGGAAGCAGTGGCGGCGCAACCGGCTCGCCTTCGAGGTCGCCGATGAGGACGTGCCGGTCTATCCGACGATCGCCAGCCAGTTCCAGGACCCGGGCATCAACTGGATGTTCTGGAACGTGTGCCGGCTGCTCCGGGCAGGGCTCGACCTGGACGGGACCGCCTGGACGCCCGAGCTCGACCTGGACGAGCGCGCGCCGCAAGCGGCGGTCCTGATCCCGGACAATCGCAACCGCTACCTTGCCGAGATCGCCGAGGCGGGCCGCGCCGCCGAGGCCGATTCCGAGCGCCGTGCGGCGGCCGCCTCGAAGGCGCACGGCTGCTACCGGGCTCTGGCTGAGCTGGACGACCCGGACCTTCCGAAGCCTCTTGCCGCGTACGCGGCGACGGCGCTCGATGCGGCGCCCGACCAGACCCTGGCGCGGCTGCGCCGGAGCTACCAGGAAGCGCTGGCCGACGTCGGCGCCGAGGCGGCGGAACTCCTGAAGAACTGGCCTGATCGCGTCGACGCCGCGCGCGCCGACCAGTACAGCTATCCGGTCCGCGGGCGCGAGGTCACCGGCGAGAACTACGTGACCACCCTGAGCCACCTGCGCATGCCGAAGCTGGCGCTGCCCGAGTACTCGGACTGGGGCGACCTCCTGCGTTTCCTGATGAAGCACAACCTGCCGGGCGCCTACCCGTACACCGCCGGCGTCTACCCCTACCGTCGCCGGGGCGAGGAACCGACGCGCATGTTCGCGGGCGAGGGGATCGCGGAGCGCACGAACCGGCGATTTCACTTCGTGTCGCGCGGGCAGCCGGCGAACCGTCTGTCCACCGCGTTCGACTCGGTGACGCTCTACGGCTCGGATCCGGGGCTTCGGCCCGACATCTGGGGCAAGGTCGGCAACTCGGGCGTTTCGATCGCCACCGTCGACGACATGAAGCGGCTCTACTCGGGGTTCGATCTCTGCGACCCGGCGACGTCCGTGTCGATGACGATCAACGGCCCGGCGCCGACCATCCTCGCCTTCTTCATGAACGCCGCGGTCGACCAGCAGGTCGAGCGTCACCTGCGGGAAACCGGCGGTCTGGAGCAGGCGCTCGCGGAGATCGACCGGCGTCACGGTGGTGACGGACCGGTCTACCGCGGCGAGCTGCCGGAGGAGAACGACGGCCTGGGACTGGAGCTGCTCGGCATCTCGGGCGACCAGGTGGTCGAGCGCGACGTCTACGAGCGCATCCGCACCGACGCCCTGAGCCGGGTTCGGGGCACGGTCCAGGCGGACATCCTGAAAGAGGACCAGGCCCAGAACACGTGCATTTTCTCGACCGAGTTCTCGCTACGGATGATGGGTGACGTCCAGCAGTTCTTCATCGACCACAACGTGCGCAACTACTACAGCGCCTCGGTCAGCGGGTACCACATCGCGGAAGCCGGCGCGAACCCGATCACGCAGTTGGCGTTCACGCTCGCCAACGGTTTCACGATCGTCGAGTACTACCTGGCGCGGGGGATGTCGATCGACGACTTCGCGCCCAACCTCTCGTTCTTTTTCTCGAACGGGATGGATCCGGAGTACGCCGTGATCGGCCGGGTGGCGCGGCGAATCTGGGCGCGTGCGATGCGCGAGCGCTACGGCGCCTCCGCCCGCAGCCAGATGCTGAAGTACCACATCCAGACCTCCGGCCGCTCGCTCCATGCGCAGGAGATTCAGTTCAACGACATCCGCACCACGCTGCAGGCGCTGTACGGCATCCTTGACCGTTGCAACTCCCTGCACACGAACGCCTTCGACGAGGCGATCACGACGCCGACCGAACAGTCCGTGCGGCGCGCGCTGGCGATCCAGTTGATCATCAACCGGGAGTTCGGGCTCAACCGGAGCGAGAATCCCTGGCAGGGCTCCTTCGCCCTGGACCAGTTGACCGACGCGGTGGAGGAGGCGGTCTACCTGGAGTTCGAGCGCCTCGCCGAGCGGGGCGGCGTGCTGGCGGCGATGGACACGATGTACCAGCGCTCGAAGATCCAGGACGAGAGCATGGAGTACGAGGCGAAGAAGCACGACGGCAGCCTGCCGGTCGTCGGCGTGAACACCTTTCTCGCCGAGGGCCAGGACTTCGCCGAGACGGTCGAGGCGGAGCTCATCCGCTCAACGGACGACGAGAAGCAGCAGCAGATCGACAGTCTTGCCGCCTTCCATCGGCGTCACGGCGACCATTCAGGGGCGTGTCTCGAGCGGCTCCAGGACGTGGCGCGACGCCGCGGCAACGTGTTCGAGGAACTGATGGAGACGGTCAAGCACTGCTCGCTGGGCCAGATCTCGGACGCGCTCTACCGAGTGGGCGGCGAGTACCGGCGCAGCATGTAG
- a CDS encoding DUF2911 domain-containing protein, translated as MRTTTTQIPLVPLASLALLAAILVAAAPIAAQEPSTPGRSGSAPTTAQTEDSDAEARAAARREQFRRLRYGNLAEIELAGKQLRISYPDLLADSDDYRAFESLAAGDVFAWNSGRAVKLLTHASLSFDGIVVPYGNASPDYPGVYSLWPKRTAGGWSLVFNGEADIWGSQRDASADAVEVPLEHSRADEPTEKLTIEFLEVEPGAVLRIAWGDHQFLAAFKAAP; from the coding sequence GTGAGAACGACGACGACGCAGATCCCCTTGGTTCCTCTGGCTTCCCTGGCCCTGCTGGCCGCCATCCTGGTCGCGGCAGCCCCGATCGCCGCTCAGGAACCGAGCACTCCTGGCCGATCCGGGTCCGCTCCCACGACCGCCCAGACCGAGGACAGCGACGCCGAAGCAAGGGCCGCGGCCCGGCGGGAGCAGTTCCGCCGCCTGCGGTACGGCAACCTGGCCGAAATCGAACTGGCCGGCAAGCAACTCCGGATCTCCTATCCGGACCTCCTGGCGGACAGTGACGACTACCGAGCGTTCGAGAGCCTCGCGGCCGGCGACGTCTTCGCCTGGAACAGCGGCCGGGCGGTCAAGCTGCTCACCCATGCCTCGCTTTCCTTCGACGGAATCGTCGTCCCCTACGGCAACGCCTCGCCCGACTATCCCGGCGTTTACAGCCTGTGGCCCAAGCGCACCGCCGGTGGCTGGAGCCTCGTGTTCAACGGCGAAGCCGACATCTGGGGCAGCCAGCGCGACGCGTCGGCCGACGCCGTCGAGGTTCCGCTCGAGCACTCGAGGGCCGACGAGCCGACCGAGAAGCTGACGATCGAGTTCCTCGAGGTCGAACCGGGCGCGGTGCTGCGGATCGCCTGGGGCGATCACCAGTTCCTGGCCGCGTTCAAGGCGGCGCCTTAG
- a CDS encoding phosphoribosyl-AMP cyclohydrolase: MATSAAAQQITEQAVIDAQKAWGEGIVAIAKTHADGGDYAARATKHIKDLYAYGETDVMFKPTMAAENQFRDKFDGALSYFIGQDGTEDKGFAISGWTNVRWENNGIYTNDASAMAMGNYYFTGPDGSETKVEFTFGYILVDGDLKINLHHSSLPYSPE; the protein is encoded by the coding sequence ATGGCGACGTCAGCTGCAGCGCAGCAGATCACCGAACAGGCTGTCATTGATGCACAGAAGGCCTGGGGCGAGGGCATTGTCGCGATTGCCAAGACTCATGCCGATGGCGGCGACTACGCCGCCCGTGCGACGAAACACATCAAGGACCTCTATGCGTATGGCGAAACCGACGTCATGTTCAAGCCGACCATGGCAGCAGAGAACCAGTTCCGCGACAAGTTTGACGGAGCTCTGAGCTACTTCATCGGGCAAGACGGAACGGAGGACAAAGGGTTCGCGATCTCGGGCTGGACCAATGTTCGGTGGGAGAACAACGGCATCTACACCAACGACGCCTCCGCAATGGCCATGGGCAACTACTACTTCACAGGCCCGGACGGTAGCGAGACAAAGGTCGAGTTCACCTTTGGCTACATCCTTGTTGACGGTGATCTGAAGATCAATCTTCATCACTCATCGCTGCCCTACAGCCCCGAATAG
- a CDS encoding Gfo/Idh/MocA family oxidoreductase, translated as MDGTSRRSFITGASAALLAGGVGGGRAAAANTNSDVGRARGDATLRIGLIGCGGRGTGAAAQAMSTSGPVELVAMADAFEDRLENCYAQLAELGENGSFDNGKRLQVPAENRYVGFDAYRKVIDSGVDVVVHATPPGFRPEHFEYAIEQGKHVFMEKPVAVDAPGVRRVLKAAKAAKEKNLKVGVGLQRHHSTMYNETIDRIHDGAIGDVVALRVYWNGSGVWVRARKAGQTEMEYQMRNWYYFNWLCGDHIVEQHIHNIDVGNWVKGGHPVEAQGQGGRQWRNGPDHGEIFDHHFVEYTYDDGAVMLSQCRHIQNCWDQVAEYAHGSKGRASLASGLIEAPGGWNHREPEDEKSPYQVEHDRLFEAIREDKPFNEAKNGAIATMTAVMGRMATYSGKKITWKEALKSDVSLEPATYAWDADPPTVPDKKGRYAVAVPGVTKA; from the coding sequence ATGGACGGAACCTCCAGGCGCAGTTTCATCACCGGGGCTTCGGCGGCGCTGCTGGCCGGCGGCGTCGGCGGCGGGAGAGCGGCCGCCGCCAACACGAATTCGGACGTAGGCCGCGCGCGCGGCGACGCGACGCTGCGAATCGGTCTGATCGGCTGCGGCGGACGTGGCACGGGCGCCGCAGCGCAGGCCATGTCGACGTCGGGACCGGTCGAACTCGTGGCGATGGCCGACGCGTTCGAGGATCGGCTGGAGAACTGCTACGCGCAACTCGCCGAGCTGGGCGAGAACGGGTCGTTCGACAATGGCAAGCGCCTCCAGGTGCCGGCCGAGAACCGCTACGTCGGCTTCGACGCCTATCGCAAGGTGATCGACTCCGGCGTCGACGTCGTCGTCCACGCGACGCCGCCGGGCTTCCGGCCGGAACACTTCGAGTACGCGATCGAGCAGGGCAAGCACGTGTTCATGGAGAAGCCGGTCGCGGTCGACGCGCCGGGCGTCCGGCGCGTGCTCAAGGCGGCCAAGGCGGCCAAGGAGAAGAACCTCAAGGTCGGCGTCGGCCTGCAGCGTCACCACAGCACGATGTACAACGAGACGATCGACCGCATCCACGACGGCGCGATCGGCGACGTCGTCGCACTCCGCGTCTACTGGAACGGCTCGGGCGTCTGGGTGCGGGCGCGCAAGGCGGGCCAGACGGAGATGGAGTACCAGATGCGCAACTGGTACTACTTCAACTGGCTCTGCGGCGACCACATCGTCGAGCAGCACATCCACAACATCGACGTGGGCAACTGGGTCAAGGGTGGACACCCGGTCGAGGCCCAGGGCCAGGGCGGCCGGCAGTGGCGGAACGGTCCCGACCACGGCGAGATCTTCGACCACCACTTCGTCGAGTACACCTACGACGACGGCGCCGTGATGCTGAGCCAGTGCCGGCACATCCAGAACTGCTGGGACCAGGTCGCCGAGTACGCGCACGGAAGCAAGGGCCGGGCGAGCCTCGCCTCCGGCCTGATCGAGGCGCCGGGAGGCTGGAACCACCGCGAGCCGGAGGACGAGAAGAGCCCGTACCAGGTCGAGCACGACCGCCTGTTCGAGGCGATCCGTGAGGACAAGCCCTTCAACGAGGCGAAGAACGGCGCGATCGCGACGATGACGGCCGTGATGGGCCGGATGGCGACCTACTCCGGCAAGAAGATCACCTGGAAGGAAGCGCTCAAGTCCGACGTGTCGCTGGAGCCCGCGACCTACGCCTGGGACGCCGACCCGCCGACCGTGCCGGACAAGAAGGGCCGGTACGCGGTGGCGGTGCCGGGAGTGACGAAGGCGTAG
- a CDS encoding fibronectin type III domain-containing protein, with protein sequence MPAAPTELIGYATSESSVRLAWKDNSTGEDTFEVLRSASYAPRNVAFSGSRIRSVSVNTVQVDLTGLSPGYHAFAVRARNAAGASETSNSVAFLLPRKPCNESETGTCLQRGRFDVWVHFGTDDGTGHAKVKRVDLGDAATLIYFFDESNVEMLIKILDGCRINSRFWVFAAAATDLEYYLYVWDTTTGVAAIYYNSPGTAPRAVTDTQAFATCDR encoded by the coding sequence GTGCCGGCGGCGCCCACCGAGTTGATCGGCTACGCGACCAGCGAATCCAGCGTGCGTCTCGCCTGGAAGGACAACTCAACTGGCGAGGACACGTTCGAGGTGCTTCGGTCCGCTTCTTACGCCCCCAGGAACGTGGCCTTCTCCGGGTCGCGGATCCGTTCCGTCAGCGTGAACACTGTACAGGTCGACCTGACGGGTCTGAGCCCCGGCTACCATGCCTTTGCCGTTCGGGCGAGGAACGCGGCGGGCGCTTCGGAAACGAGCAACAGCGTCGCGTTCCTTTTGCCGCGCAAGCCGTGCAATGAGAGCGAGACAGGGACGTGCCTTCAGAGGGGGCGGTTCGATGTCTGGGTGCACTTCGGGACTGACGACGGCACCGGGCATGCCAAGGTCAAGCGCGTCGACCTCGGTGATGCGGCGACCCTCATCTACTTCTTCGACGAGAGCAACGTCGAGATGCTGATCAAGATCCTGGATGGGTGTCGCATCAACAGCCGGTTTTGGGTTTTTGCCGCAGCCGCAACGGACCTGGAGTACTACCTCTACGTTTGGGATACGACGACGGGCGTGGCCGCTATCTACTACAACTCGCCAGGGACGGCACCTCGCGCGGTTACGGACACGCAGGCGTTCGCGACTTGCGACAGGTGA
- a CDS encoding enoyl-CoA hydratase-related protein encodes MNELQTLLFELDDGVARVTFDRPEAANAMNLQMTKDLLEVGIECDENPEVRAVLLRSEGRMFCAGGDLASFARAGDALPRGLKEMTVYLHAAITRLTRGSAPVVAAVQGPAAGAGFSVACAADLVVASEQAVFTMAYTRAGLTPDGSSTYFLPRLLGRHRALELILTNRTLSATEAQEWGVVNEVVPADELDARAGELARQLAAGPTWAFGAAKELVMRSFSEDLESQMEFESQAIADAARTEDAAEGIAAFFEKRRANFRGR; translated from the coding sequence ATGAACGAACTCCAGACGCTGCTCTTCGAACTCGATGACGGCGTGGCCCGGGTGACCTTCGACCGGCCCGAAGCGGCGAACGCGATGAACCTGCAGATGACGAAGGATCTGCTGGAAGTGGGCATCGAGTGCGACGAGAACCCCGAGGTGCGGGCCGTTCTGCTGCGCAGCGAGGGACGCATGTTCTGCGCCGGCGGCGACCTGGCCTCTTTCGCCAGGGCGGGCGACGCTCTGCCTCGCGGCCTCAAGGAGATGACGGTCTACCTCCACGCCGCGATCACGCGTTTGACTCGGGGCAGCGCGCCGGTCGTCGCCGCGGTCCAGGGGCCGGCTGCCGGCGCCGGGTTCTCCGTCGCCTGCGCAGCCGACCTGGTTGTGGCCTCTGAGCAGGCTGTGTTCACAATGGCCTACACGCGCGCCGGTCTGACGCCGGACGGCAGCTCAACTTACTTTCTGCCACGGTTGCTCGGACGCCACCGTGCGCTGGAGCTGATCCTCACGAACCGCACGCTGTCCGCCACCGAGGCCCAGGAATGGGGAGTCGTCAACGAAGTCGTCCCGGCCGACGAACTGGACGCCCGTGCCGGGGAACTCGCCAGGCAACTGGCCGCCGGGCCGACCTGGGCGTTCGGGGCCGCCAAGGAACTCGTGATGCGCTCCTTCTCGGAGGACCTCGAGTCCCAGATGGAGTTCGAGTCGCAGGCGATCGCCGACGCCGCACGAACGGAGGACGCCGCGGAGGGCATCGCCGCCTTCTTCGAGAAGCGGCGAGCGAACTTCCGGGGCCGCTGA
- a CDS encoding formylglycine-generating enzyme family protein yields the protein MLKGLPILVALLAAAVQEPGAGRYPDMPPGRPPAVDVPDAVAATEAEMRPYRERIVGVGADGGETHLDMAPVPGGEFLQGSPESETGRGALESPRRRIQVGTFWMATHETTWDLYRVFMFDTDRGGDEPAAAWADAVSRPTPPYRPMDFGMGTDGFPAISMTQFAARQFTKWLSMKTGRFYRLPTEAEWEYACRAGSETAWSFGDDEAQMDRFAWHAGNSDRRYRRVAQLEPNALGLFDLHGNVAEWTLDAYADYPEPGDDALVTDPIAWPEKEYPRSVRGGSWQDEPAALRCAARRGSQLSWKRMDPQIPQSVWYHTNARFLGFRVVRPLVEPPIEKQAGFWEADLDSVRRIVDRQRRGERD from the coding sequence GTGCTGAAGGGACTCCCGATCCTGGTCGCGCTTCTCGCCGCCGCGGTCCAGGAACCGGGCGCCGGCCGCTACCCGGACATGCCGCCGGGCCGGCCACCGGCCGTCGACGTACCGGACGCCGTCGCGGCCACCGAAGCCGAAATGCGGCCCTACCGCGAGCGGATCGTCGGAGTCGGCGCCGATGGTGGTGAAACGCACCTCGACATGGCTCCGGTGCCGGGCGGCGAGTTCCTTCAGGGAAGCCCGGAGAGCGAGACCGGCCGCGGCGCGCTGGAGTCCCCGCGTCGGCGGATACAGGTCGGCACGTTCTGGATGGCGACGCACGAGACGACCTGGGACCTGTACCGCGTATTCATGTTCGACACGGACCGCGGCGGCGACGAACCCGCAGCCGCCTGGGCCGACGCGGTCAGCAGGCCGACGCCGCCCTACCGGCCGATGGACTTCGGCATGGGCACGGATGGCTTTCCCGCGATCTCCATGACCCAGTTCGCGGCACGCCAGTTCACGAAGTGGCTGTCGATGAAGACCGGCCGCTTCTACCGGCTGCCGACCGAGGCCGAGTGGGAGTACGCCTGCCGCGCCGGCAGCGAAACCGCGTGGTCCTTCGGCGACGATGAAGCGCAGATGGACCGCTTCGCCTGGCACGCCGGCAATAGTGACCGGCGCTACCGCAGGGTGGCTCAACTCGAACCGAACGCCTTAGGCCTCTTCGACCTGCACGGCAATGTGGCCGAATGGACCCTCGACGCCTACGCGGACTACCCGGAGCCTGGCGACGACGCGCTCGTGACCGACCCGATCGCCTGGCCGGAGAAGGAGTATCCCCGCAGCGTCCGCGGCGGCTCCTGGCAGGACGAGCCCGCCGCCCTTCGCTGCGCCGCCCGCCGCGGCTCGCAGCTCTCGTGGAAGCGGATGGACCCCCAGATTCCCCAGAGCGTCTGGTACCACACGAACGCTCGCTTCCTCGGCTTCCGTGTTGTCCGACCGCTAGTCGAACCCCCCATCGAGAAGCAGGCGGGGTTCTGGGAAGCGGATCTGGACTCCGTGCGCAGGATCGTCGACCGGCAGAGACGCGGCGAGCGCGACTAG
- a CDS encoding Sb-PDE family phosphodiesterase: protein MKSRLAIRMQVLTFAAFAAAAPVVAQERAIEFPDVDGYRTFSVDLHTHSVFSDGMVWPIIRMQEAERDGLAVLAVTEHLEYQPWQADIPHPDRNRSWVVASEYGAESESDVIVVNGAEITRSMPPGHVNAVFIQDANALLVKSSGADYMTRLRPSTPEEQAASEREARRAIEVANKQDAFVFWNHPNWPAQRPDGVAKLTDMHRDLIAGGLLHGIEVANGDFYSAESLQIALDNDLAILGVSDVHYLIDWDYRPNDGGHRTVTLVFAEERSAESIKEALHANRTVAWFGNWLIGREDALVPLLEASLLLTKVERSQGDELIDIRLSNMSDAAFDLRVTSGHRFNGPPSTMRIEPHSDLDLAISGESRSSFEMGFEVLNAITAPETHPTLLLGVQVPE, encoded by the coding sequence ATGAAGAGTCGACTGGCCATCCGGATGCAGGTGCTGACCTTCGCGGCGTTTGCCGCTGCCGCGCCCGTCGTTGCCCAGGAGCGCGCGATCGAGTTCCCCGATGTCGACGGCTACCGGACCTTCAGTGTCGATCTGCATACTCACTCCGTGTTCTCCGACGGCATGGTGTGGCCGATCATCCGCATGCAGGAGGCCGAGCGGGACGGCCTGGCGGTGCTGGCGGTCACCGAGCACCTGGAGTACCAGCCGTGGCAGGCGGACATCCCGCATCCGGACCGGAACCGCTCCTGGGTCGTCGCCAGCGAGTACGGGGCGGAGTCGGAGTCGGACGTGATCGTGGTCAACGGCGCCGAGATCACCCGCAGCATGCCGCCGGGCCACGTCAACGCCGTGTTCATTCAGGACGCGAACGCGCTGCTCGTGAAGAGCAGTGGTGCGGACTACATGACCCGGCTCCGGCCCTCCACGCCCGAGGAACAGGCGGCCAGCGAGCGCGAGGCTCGGCGGGCGATCGAGGTGGCCAACAAGCAGGACGCCTTCGTGTTCTGGAACCACCCGAACTGGCCGGCGCAGCGCCCCGACGGCGTGGCGAAGCTGACCGACATGCATCGGGATCTCATCGCCGGCGGGCTGCTCCACGGCATCGAGGTGGCGAACGGCGACTTCTACTCGGCCGAGTCGCTGCAGATCGCGCTCGACAACGACCTGGCGATTCTGGGCGTTTCGGATGTCCACTATCTGATCGACTGGGACTACCGCCCCAACGACGGTGGCCACCGCACGGTGACGCTGGTGTTCGCGGAAGAGCGGAGCGCGGAGTCGATCAAGGAAGCTCTGCATGCGAACCGCACCGTCGCCTGGTTTGGCAACTGGCTGATTGGCCGCGAAGACGCGCTGGTGCCGCTGCTCGAGGCTTCGCTTCTGTTGACGAAGGTCGAACGCAGCCAGGGCGACGAGCTGATCGACATCCGGCTCTCCAACATGTCGGACGCCGCATTCGACCTGCGTGTCACCAGTGGGCACCGGTTCAACGGACCCCCGTCGACCATGCGGATCGAGCCGCACAGCGACCTGGATCTGGCGATCAGCGGGGAATCTCGGTCGAGCTTCGAGATGGGGTTCGAGGTGCTGAACGCGATCACGGCGCCGGAGACGCACCCGACGTTGCTACTCGGGGTCCAAGTCCCCGAGTAG
- a CDS encoding ABC transporter permease — MTLAVAGWRRSFSLGYRGGLVLVILGLSVAFGLITDHFWSAVTFRTLANQLPPLVIASAGLTLVLIAGGIDLSVGSVLALAAAVLGVLTVDQGFPLVLAALVALAVGGLCGAINGALVARWSIPSFLVTLGMLEIARGSTYLVTASRTSYLGDRVAALGANLPVLGLSVAFVGSLAVVGGLQFVLSRTAFGRWVFAVGGNRTALHRCGVRPSRVQFAVFTLAGFLAAAAGLCQVGYLQSADPNAAIGMELSAIAAVVIGGTSLLGGRGSVTGTLLGVLVIAVLQTGLAQAGATEPTKRIITGAAILLAVATDLWRRRRSAAAVS, encoded by the coding sequence ATGACGCTGGCCGTTGCCGGCTGGCGCCGCTCGTTCTCTCTCGGTTACCGGGGAGGACTGGTCCTGGTCATCCTCGGCTTGAGCGTGGCCTTCGGCCTGATCACGGATCACTTCTGGAGCGCCGTGACGTTTCGCACGCTGGCGAACCAGTTGCCGCCCCTGGTCATCGCGTCGGCCGGCCTGACGCTCGTGCTGATCGCCGGCGGCATCGACCTTTCCGTCGGCTCCGTGCTGGCCCTGGCGGCGGCCGTGCTGGGCGTCCTGACGGTCGATCAGGGGTTTCCACTGGTGCTCGCGGCGCTTGTGGCACTCGCGGTCGGCGGGTTGTGTGGCGCGATCAACGGCGCCCTGGTCGCGCGCTGGTCCATACCGTCATTCCTGGTCACGCTTGGGATGCTCGAGATCGCCCGCGGCTCGACCTACCTGGTGACCGCCTCGAGGACCAGCTATCTCGGCGACCGGGTAGCCGCGCTGGGCGCCAACCTTCCGGTCCTGGGATTGTCGGTCGCGTTCGTCGGTTCGCTTGCGGTGGTCGGAGGCCTGCAGTTCGTCCTCTCGCGAACCGCCTTCGGCCGCTGGGTGTTCGCGGTCGGCGGCAATCGCACGGCGCTCCACCGCTGCGGCGTACGGCCCTCCCGGGTCCAGTTCGCGGTGTTCACGCTCGCCGGGTTCCTGGCGGCGGCCGCCGGGTTGTGCCAGGTCGGCTACCTGCAGTCCGCCGACCCGAACGCCGCGATCGGCATGGAGTTGTCGGCGATCGCAGCAGTAGTCATCGGCGGCACGTCACTGCTTGGCGGGCGCGGCTCGGTGACTGGCACGCTCCTCGGCGTGCTGGTGATCGCGGTGCTCCAGACCGGGCTTGCGCAGGCCGGCGCCACCGAGCCGACGAAGCGGATTATCACCGGCGCGGCGATCCTGCTGGCCGTGGCGACGGACCTCTGGCGCCGGCGCCGGAGCGCGGCCGCCGTTTCCTGA